One genomic segment of Vespa velutina chromosome 10, iVesVel2.1, whole genome shotgun sequence includes these proteins:
- the LOC124952318 gene encoding USP6 N-terminal-like protein: MNEEELLTRSAAERDRIFSCYDRGREHGAQIDAWEDPGYEVYHTTDRYGFIHDKRLPRRLGANEIRLDQIEIQRLKKWEKMTKQWESSSTKEKLRRRIYKGIPNRFRGQVWTLLLGIKTLKEEQAGKYEEMLKLARHWSTEIRQIDADVARQYRDHINYRERYSIKQRSMFYVLAAYSMYNMEVGYCQGMSVLAGLLLLYMDEEDAFWGLSVLLADKKYSMHGFYVDGFPKLNRFIEHHDKIMNKFLPKLKRKLDKCGCDSILYALKWFFVVFQERTPVSLGLRIWDIFLLDGDRILPAMAYTIMKMHKRNLMPMESLDEFCNYLQIKLEQDFGFNDDTVINTMERCMEELKRAKLEYPGPPLPHELPQYPVGTFKEPSFTSKVGRRSEEFSEAQHMMRESVVQRRDMALVEEGRESTTPVDPSSGGLGGSKFSFDPSLDDGASPNGSHRSLADTSVTSTADLSVFSSATRSQALDNSLDTQSNLSNGSSGSGGLLTPRATPHHPSPDIVRIYVPYTSPSATSYKDDLPRTLPRSLETNRIRIRVDPDQTPIVEHLKPLSLDSPEFELDLK, translated from the exons ATGAATGAGGAAGAGTTATTGACACGGTCAGCTGCAGAGCGTGATAGAATATTCAGCTGCTATGACCGTGGCAGAGAACATGGAGCCCAAATTGATGCATGGGAAGATCCTGGTTATGAAGTTTATCATACTACAGATAGATATGGATTTATACA CGATAAGCGATTACCACGAAGGTTAGGTGCAAATGAAATAAGACTTGATCAAATAGAAATacaaagattgaaaaaatgggaaaaaatgACAAAACAATGGGAGAGTTCATCGACTAAGGAGAAATTACGTCGTAGAATATATAAAGGTATTCCAAATAGATTTAGAGGTCAAGTATGGACTTTATTACTAGGAATAAAAACTCTAAAGGAAGAACAAGCAGGCAAGTATGAAGAAATGCTTAAACTTGCACGTCATTGGTCCACTGAAATTCGGCAAATTGATGCTGATGTTGCTAGACAATATAGGGATCATATCAATTATAG GGAGAGATATAGCATAAAACAACGGTCTATGTTCTATGTATTAGCTGCTTATAGTATGTACAACATGGAAGTAGGTTATTGTCAAGGAATGTCAGTTTTGGCTGGATTACTTTTACTGTATATGGATGAAGAAGATGCATTTTGGGGTTTGTCTGTATTACTTgccgataaaaaatatagtatgCACG GATTTTATGTTGATGGTTTTCCTAAACTAAATCGCTTCATCGAACAtcatgataaaataatgaataaatttctacCAAAACTAAAACGAAAACTTGATAAGTGTGGTTGCGattctatattatatgcatTGAAATGGTTCTTTGTTGTTTTCCAAGAACGA ACGCCTGTTAGCCTTGGTCTGCGTATTTGGGATATATTTTTACTGGATGGAGACCGCATTTTACCTGCAATGGCATATACTATTATGAAAATGCATAAACGTAATTTAATGCCGATGGAAAGTCTTGatgaattttgtaattatttgcAAATTAAATTGGAACAAGACTTTGGATTTAATGATGATACCGTAATTAATACCATGGAACGTTGCATGGAAGAACTAAAACGTGCCAAATTAGAATATCCAGGTCCTCCCTTACCACATGAATTACCACAGTATCCAGTTGGTACATTTAAAGAACCCTCTTTCACTAGCAAG GTTGGACGACGTAGTGAAGAATTCAGTGAAGCACAACATATGATGCGCGAGTCGGTAGTACAACGAAGGGATATGGCTCTCGTCGAGGAAGGCAGAGAAAGTACAACGCCAGTTGATCCAAGTAGTGGTGGCCTTGGTG GGAGCAAATTCTCATTTGATCCAAGTCTTGACGATGGTGCGTCTCCCAATGGCTCACATCGGTCTTTGGCTGACACATCTGTTACCTCCACAGCTGATCTTTCTGTATTTAGTTCCGCGACACGGTCTCAAGCATTAGACAATAGTCTTGATACTCAAAGCAATCTTTCTAATGGTAGTTCTGGTAGTGGTGGTTTGCTTACACCAAGGGCAACGCCCCATCATCCAAGTCCAGATATTGTACGAATCTATGTACCATATACTTCACCTTCCGCAACTTCGTACAAGGACGATCTTCCTCGCACCCTTCCTCGGTCTTTAGAAACAAATAGAATCCGCATACGTGTTGATCCCGATCAAACTCCTATAGTAGAACACCTTAAGCCACTTTCTTTAGATAGTCCAGAGTTTGAACTagatctaaaataa
- the LOC124952323 gene encoding mitochondrial carrier homolog 2-like isoform X1 yields MISQREEPVWSNIAIRMFINTISHPIEYAKVLIQIGHEPISPRPTVTLFGKSALALPNVFQYVRYIKNVDGFSGCYRGLVPKLCAYTISAVAFEKTSECISFSGEPDQNIDDEELLEPERRTKCIHELIRDLLSRMVGIIVSHPLDVIMLRMMAQFVGGEMKYNGLIRSFIEVYKENGITGYYAGLVPRLIANAAVLVLVSSSTYVINKYVIRDQELKTYTASTMKFFATTVTYPFLVVSHCMAVNNCGLVAGLPPNMPIYNSWLDCWSHLSSINQLKRGSSLLWRYYTDPQVIMNEKAIPIYRDNFYRQSKIQ; encoded by the exons ATGATTTCACAAAGAGAAGAACCTGTATGGTCTAATATAGCTATTCGtatgtttataaatacaatatccCATCCAATCGAATATGCAAAGGTTTTGATACag atTGGTCATGAACCTATTTCACCACGTCCAACAGTGACATTATTTGGAAAATCAGCATTAGCTTTACCTAACGTTTTTCAATATG ttaggtatataaaaaatgttgatgGATTTAGTGGATGTTATCGGGGACTTGTACCCAAACTTTGTGCATATACTATCAGTGCAGTAGCCTTTGAGAAAACTTCTGAATGCATTTCGTTCAGTGGTGAACCTGATCAAAATATTGACGATGAGGAATTATTAGAACCAGAAAG GCGTACTAAATGTATTCATGAACTTATACGGGATTTACTTAGTAGAATGGTGGGAATCATAGTAAGCCATCCATTAGATGTAATAATGTTAAGAATGATGGCCCAATTTGTAGGTggtgaaatgaaatataa tGGATTGATTAGATCGTTTATAGAAGTATACAAGGAGAATGGAATTACAGGATATTATGCAGGATTAGTACCACGCCTAATTGCAAATGCTGCAGTATTAGTTCTTGTCAGTTCATCAACTtatgtcattaataaatatgtcatTCGTGATCAAGAATTAAAGACTTATACAGCTTCTACtatgaaa ttttttgCAACAACCGTTACATATCCATTTTTGGTAGTATCTCATTGCATGGCAGTAAATAACTGCGG attggTTGCTGGTCTTCCTCCAAATATGCCAATTTATAATAGTTGGTTGGATTGCTGGTCTCATTTATCAAGTATCAATCAATTGAAAAGAGGCAGTAGTCTTTTATGGCGCTACTATACAGATCCTCAAgtaattatgaatgaaaaagcaATACCTATTTAtagagataatttttatcggcAAAGtaaaatccaataa
- the LOC124952323 gene encoding mitochondrial carrier homolog 2-like isoform X2, protein MISQREEPVWSNIAIRMFINTISHPIEYAKVLIQIGHEPISPRPTVTLFGKSALALPNVFQYVRYIKNVDGFSGCYRGLVPKLCAYTISAVAFEKTSECISFSGEPDQNIDDEELLEPERRTKCIHELIRDLLSRMVGIIVSHPLDVIMLRMMAQFVGGEMKYNGLIRSFIEVYKENGITGYYAGLVPRLIANAAVLVLVSSSTYVINKYVIRDQELKTYTASTMKFFATTVTYPFLVVSHCMAVNNCGLVAGLPPNMPIYNSWLDCWSHLSSINQLKRGSSLLWRYYTDPQVVSLNCNLPTKAAI, encoded by the exons ATGATTTCACAAAGAGAAGAACCTGTATGGTCTAATATAGCTATTCGtatgtttataaatacaatatccCATCCAATCGAATATGCAAAGGTTTTGATACag atTGGTCATGAACCTATTTCACCACGTCCAACAGTGACATTATTTGGAAAATCAGCATTAGCTTTACCTAACGTTTTTCAATATG ttaggtatataaaaaatgttgatgGATTTAGTGGATGTTATCGGGGACTTGTACCCAAACTTTGTGCATATACTATCAGTGCAGTAGCCTTTGAGAAAACTTCTGAATGCATTTCGTTCAGTGGTGAACCTGATCAAAATATTGACGATGAGGAATTATTAGAACCAGAAAG GCGTACTAAATGTATTCATGAACTTATACGGGATTTACTTAGTAGAATGGTGGGAATCATAGTAAGCCATCCATTAGATGTAATAATGTTAAGAATGATGGCCCAATTTGTAGGTggtgaaatgaaatataa tGGATTGATTAGATCGTTTATAGAAGTATACAAGGAGAATGGAATTACAGGATATTATGCAGGATTAGTACCACGCCTAATTGCAAATGCTGCAGTATTAGTTCTTGTCAGTTCATCAACTtatgtcattaataaatatgtcatTCGTGATCAAGAATTAAAGACTTATACAGCTTCTACtatgaaa ttttttgCAACAACCGTTACATATCCATTTTTGGTAGTATCTCATTGCATGGCAGTAAATAACTGCGG attggTTGCTGGTCTTCCTCCAAATATGCCAATTTATAATAGTTGGTTGGATTGCTGGTCTCATTTATCAAGTATCAATCAATTGAAAAGAGGCAGTAGTCTTTTATGGCGCTACTATACAGATCCTCAA GTAGTAAGTTTGAACTGTAATTTACCTACTAAAGCTGCAATATGA